The Natranaeroarchaeum aerophilus region CTCGCGCGGGATACATTGAAGCTGCATGGCGGAACCCTACAGTGTCCGTTCACCGAGACCGACATCCAGCGCATGACGCAGGTCTCGGAGACCCACGGCTACCGCGAGCCCTTCGAGGCGGCGGGCTACGAGGTCACGTTCTACAACGCCGGACATATCCCCGGCTCCGCGCACGTCCTCGTCGACGACGGCGACACCCGCTTGCTCTACACCGGTGATTTCCACACGGACGACCAGCGGCTCGTGGCCGGGACGACCGCACGACCCGACGCCGACGTCGTGATCTGTGAGAGCACGTACTCCGACGTCGCGCACGATCCACGCCAGGAAGTCGAAGAGCGGTTCGTCGAGAGCGTCGAGACGACCCTGTGGGAGGGCGGCACCGTGGTCGTTCCCGCCTTTGCCATCGGCCGGACACAGGAGATGCTCCTGATCTGTGCGGCCCACGACATTCCCTGTTACGTCGATGGGATGGGCAAAGCGGTCACGAAAATGCTCCTTCGGCATCCCGCGTTCGTCCGGGACGCCGACGCACTCCGTCGGGCGAAATCCCACGCCCGCTTCGTCACCGGACGGGATGGTCAGCGAAAACGGATCACAGACCAGAAGGCAGCGATAATCACGACCAGTGGGATGCTCTCCGGCGGTCCCGCGATGACGTACATCCCCGAGATTCGGTCGAACCCGACGAACAAGATCACGATGACGGGCTATCAGGTGGAGGGCACGCCCGGCCGCGAGCTGGTCGAGACCGGGAGCGCGGAGATCGACGGCCGGATCATGCCGGTCAGCGCACAGGTCGAGCAGTATGATTTCTCGGCGCACGCGGATCGGGGCGGGCTCCGGGAGTTTCTGCAGTCGTACCGTGACGTCCCAGTACTGATCAACCACGGCGACCGCTGTGAGACCTTCGCCGCGGAGCTTCAGGACGAGGGGATTCAGGCGAGCGCGCCGACGCTCGGCGGGACGATCGAACTCTGAGCGCCGGGCTTTTCCCCCGACCGACCCCAGCGAGCGTATGGAAGCCGACGAAATCCATCCCGACGTCCAGCGGATCCTCGCCCGCCGCGAGCGCGTCGAGCCCATCCTCATGCCGGTCCGATCGGCGCGCTGGATGCGCCTCGTCATGCGGGGGCTCAACTGGGTTCAAAACCGAAACCCGCCCGCTGTCGGGGCCACGACCGACCTGACGATCGACGGTCCGGGTGGCGATCTGCCGCTCCGGATCTACGAGCCCGAAACCGAGGGGCCGCACCCGACGCTGGTGTTCTTCCACGGTGGGGGTCACGTCCTCGGCAGTCTGGAGAGCCACGACCTGCTCTGTCGGCATCTGACCCGGGAGAGCGGCTGTGTCGTCGTCGCAGTTGACTACCGCCTCGCTCCCGAACATCCGTTCCCGGCGAACGTTGAAGACGCGTACCGTGCGATCGAGTGGGCCACGGCACACGAAGAGCAGCTGCACTCGACCGGCGAGCTTGCCGTGATCGGGGACAGCGCGGGCGGCGCGCTCGCAGCCGTCACGTCACTGATGGCGGCCGAACGCGATGGCCCGGAGATCGATTATCAGGTGTTGATCTATCCCGGTATCAACGTGCGCGAGGAGCAGGACTCGGTGCAGGAACACGCCGGAATCGTCCTCGATGAGGCCGATCTGGAGTGGTTCCACGACTGTTACTTCGGCAGCGATGTCCACTTCCGGAACCCCTACGCGAACCCGACCATGGCCTGTGACGTCTCGGGGGTTCCACCGGCGACTGTGATCACCGCCGGGTTCGACCCCCTGCGCGATGGCGCGACGGTCTACGTCGAGCAACTGATCGACGACGGCGTCTCGGTCCGGTATCGCAACTACGATTCGATGGTTCACGGCTTCATTACGATGCTTTCGGGGGCAGAAGCAGTCGACGTGGCACACGACGCGATCAGCGAAATTGCGGACGATCTGGATGATGTGTTCGACGGCACCAGCTGACCCCGATGCCTACTGCGATGTTACATTGTAACATTGTAAACAATGTAACGCCAGGAGGGCTTCACCGCCGAATCGATCCGCTGCTCAATCCTCTCTTTCCTGTTCGGTGAACGCAAACATCGATTCGTCGGCCGCTGTGGATTCTTCGTCCTCGGTATCGGTCTGTTCGGCTTTGTCCCGTTCTTCCTCCGCTCTGTCACCGTCTACTGGCCCGACATCACTCTCACCGTC contains the following coding sequences:
- a CDS encoding alpha/beta hydrolase, producing MEADEIHPDVQRILARRERVEPILMPVRSARWMRLVMRGLNWVQNRNPPAVGATTDLTIDGPGGDLPLRIYEPETEGPHPTLVFFHGGGHVLGSLESHDLLCRHLTRESGCVVVAVDYRLAPEHPFPANVEDAYRAIEWATAHEEQLHSTGELAVIGDSAGGALAAVTSLMAAERDGPEIDYQVLIYPGINVREEQDSVQEHAGIVLDEADLEWFHDCYFGSDVHFRNPYANPTMACDVSGVPPATVITAGFDPLRDGATVYVEQLIDDGVSVRYRNYDSMVHGFITMLSGAEAVDVAHDAISEIADDLDDVFDGTS
- a CDS encoding MBL fold metallo-hydrolase, coding for MDVRFLGGAGEVGRSAILIDDSLLLDFGMLTETPPQFPIETPTPDAVVVSHGHLDHVGTLPALLSGDKRPPIHWTPPTAELAGTLARDTLKLHGGTLQCPFTETDIQRMTQVSETHGYREPFEAAGYEVTFYNAGHIPGSAHVLVDDGDTRLLYTGDFHTDDQRLVAGTTARPDADVVICESTYSDVAHDPRQEVEERFVESVETTLWEGGTVVVPAFAIGRTQEMLLICAAHDIPCYVDGMGKAVTKMLLRHPAFVRDADALRRAKSHARFVTGRDGQRKRITDQKAAIITTSGMLSGGPAMTYIPEIRSNPTNKITMTGYQVEGTPGRELVETGSAEIDGRIMPVSAQVEQYDFSAHADRGGLREFLQSYRDVPVLINHGDRCETFAAELQDEGIQASAPTLGGTIEL